In Carya illinoinensis cultivar Pawnee chromosome 9, C.illinoinensisPawnee_v1, whole genome shotgun sequence, the following are encoded in one genomic region:
- the LOC122277376 gene encoding transcription initiation factor IIB-2-like, translating into MDAFCSDCKRQTEVVFDHSAGDTVCSECGLVLESHSIDETSEWRTFANESGDNDPVRVGGPTNPLLTDGGLSTVIAKPNGATGDFLSSSLGRWQNRGSNPDRGLILAFKTIATMSDRLGLVATIKDRANEIFKRVEDQKSSRGRNQDALLAACLYIACRQEDKPRTVKEICSVANGATKKEIGRAKEYIVKQLGLENGQSVEMGTIHAGDFMRRFCSNLGMNNQVVKAAQEAVTKSEEFDIRRSPISIAAAVIYIITQLSDNKKPLKDISVATGVAEGTIRNSYKDLYPHVSKIIPGWYAKEEDLKNLCSP; encoded by the exons aTGGACGCGTTTTGTTCAGACTGCAAGCGGCAGACGGAAGTGGTTTTCGATCACTCGGCCGGGGACACGGTTTGCTCCGAGTGCGGGCTGGTTCTGGAATCACACTCCATCGATGAGACCTCCGAGTGGCGGACTTTCGCCAATGAATCGGGCGACAACGATCCCGTCCGTGTCGGCGGCCCCACCAACCCCCTATTGACCGACGGTGGCCTCTCCACCGTCATAGCCAAGCCCAACGGTGCCACAGGTGATTTCCTCTCATCCTCGCTCGGGCGATGGCAGAACCGCGGGTCCAACCCGGATCGGGGGCTCATCCTCGCCTTCAAGACCATAGCTACTATGTCTGATag ATTGGGCCTTGTTGCAACCATAAAG GACCGGGCTAATGAGATATTTAAGAGGGTGGAAGATCAAAAGTCTAGTAGAGGGAGAAACCAGGATGCATTATTGGCTGCTTGCCTGTACATTGCTTGTCGACAAGAAGATAAGCCACGCACTGTAAAGG AAATTTGCTCTGTCGCCAACGGAGCCACAAAGAAGGAAATTGGCCGAGCAAAAGAATATATAGTGAAACAGCTGGGGTTGGAGAATGGTCAGTCGGTGGAGATGGGAACAATACATGCTGGGGACTTTATG AGGCGCTTTTGTTCCAATCTTGGTATGAATAATCAAGTGGTCAAAGCTGCCCAAGAAGCTGTTACAAAGTCAGAAGAGTTTGACATAAG GAGGAGTCCAATATCAATTGCAGCAGCAGTCATTTACATTATTACTCAGCTTTCAGACAATAAGAAACCTCTTAAAG ATATTTCAGTCGCTACTGGAGTTGCAGAAGGGACAATTAGGAATTCCTACAAGGATCTTTATCCCCATGTATCGAAGATAATACCTGGCTGGTATGCTAAGGAGGAGGATCTCAAGAACCTCTGCAGCCCTTGA